The Thermococcus sp. genomic sequence ATTCGCAGGCTCGTCAAGTACTACCGCAGAACCGGCAAGCTGCCCGCAAAGTGGCGCTACGACCCGGAGCAGGCCAAGCTCCTGGTTCGCTGACCCTTTCCCTCTTCTTATCGGTGATGCCCTGTGGATAAGGAAGCCTTCTTAGCGCAGGCCAAGGAAGGAACTGAGTTAATCAAGATGCACATTGAGTTAGGCCACACCATACGGCTCATCTCCCACCGCGACGCCGATGGGATAACTGCGGGAGCGATTTTAGCCAAGGCCGTTACCAGGGAAGGCGGGAGCTTCCAGCTCAGCATCGTCAAGCAGGTCAGTGAGGATCTCATCAAGGAACTGGCGGAGGAGAGGCGAGAGATCTACGTCTTCAGCGATCTTGGAAGCGGCTCCATGGAACTCATTGAGAAGCATCTTGACTTCGCGACGGTCGTCGTTGCAGACCACCATCCACCGGAGAAGGAGGGCTTTTTCAGTGACTCTCATCTCCTCATCAACCCGGTGCCCTTTGGGGCCAACAGCGTTCGCGATTTAAGTGGCTCGGGCGTTGCGTACTTCGTTGCACGGGAGATGAATGAGAAAAACGGGGATTTGGCCTACATCGCCCTCGTTGGCTCCGTCGGGGACATGCAAGAGATAGATGGCACCTTCCACGGCATGAACATTGACATCATAGAAGAAGGTAAGAGACTTGGAATCGTCGATGTCAGGAAAGAGCTTCGCCTCTTCGGTAGGGAGAGCAGACCGCTCAGACAGATGCTGGCCTACTCCACCAACCCCGAACTCCCCGGCATAACCGGTGATGAGAGGAACGCGATAGAGTGGCTCCGCTCGAGAGGCTTTGATCCTGACGTTCACTACTGGCAGCTCCGTGAGGAAGAAAAGCGGAAGCTCCACGATGCCCTCGTAATCCACCTCATAAAGCACGGTGCCCCAAAGGAGGCAATAGACAGGCTCATCGGCGACGTCGTCGTAAGCCCGCTCTACCCGGAGGGTGACCCGAGGCACGAGGCTCGTGAGTTCGCCACACTGCTCAACGCTACAGGTCGCTTAAACGCCGGAACGCTCGGCGTCGCCATCTGCCTCGGCGACGAGGACGCCTACAAAAGGGCCAGGAAGATGCTAGACAACTACAAGAGGGAGCAGATCGAGGCAAGGAAGTTCATAGTCCAGAACTGGAGCATGGTGGATGAGGGTGAGCACGCCTATGTGTTCTATGCTGGGAAGAACATCCGCGACACGCTCGTGGGCATAGCGGCGAACATAGCCATAAACACCGGCCTCGCTAACCCCGAGAAACCGGTCGTGGTTATAGCGGACAGCGAGGAGGATGAAAACCTTGTCAAAGGCTCCGCAAGGACTACGGAGAAAGCCCTTGCAAAGGGTTACCACCTCGGCGAGGCTTTGAGGGAAGTAGCGGAGAAAGTCGGTGGGGAAGGTGGCGGACACGCAATAGCGGCCGGAATCCGCTTTCCAAAGGATAAGATAGAGGAGTTCATCAGGCTCTTCAATGAGGCGCTAGAAATACAGGTGAAGGAGGATAAGAGCGGTGAGGATTAAGGCTAGGGCTGAGATAGTCTGGCACTACGAGGACAATGGAGTTGCCGAGGCGATCGCCCGCTCCATTCAGGTGGACAACGAGGGCATCCCGCCGGGTCTTAAGAAAAGTTTAAATGTAGTGTCCCTATCGGAAGATGGGAACCTCATAACAAAGGTTAAATACTCGGGTGAGATTGAAACACTCATCAAAGCGCTGGACGATTTGGTGTTTGCGGTCAAAATCGCTGAAGAAGCGTTGAACGTGTGAACTGGAGGTGTTAAGATGGCGAAAG encodes the following:
- a CDS encoding DHH family phosphoesterase, with the translated sequence MDKEAFLAQAKEGTELIKMHIELGHTIRLISHRDADGITAGAILAKAVTREGGSFQLSIVKQVSEDLIKELAEERREIYVFSDLGSGSMELIEKHLDFATVVVADHHPPEKEGFFSDSHLLINPVPFGANSVRDLSGSGVAYFVAREMNEKNGDLAYIALVGSVGDMQEIDGTFHGMNIDIIEEGKRLGIVDVRKELRLFGRESRPLRQMLAYSTNPELPGITGDERNAIEWLRSRGFDPDVHYWQLREEEKRKLHDALVIHLIKHGAPKEAIDRLIGDVVVSPLYPEGDPRHEAREFATLLNATGRLNAGTLGVAICLGDEDAYKRARKMLDNYKREQIEARKFIVQNWSMVDEGEHAYVFYAGKNIRDTLVGIAANIAINTGLANPEKPVVVIADSEEDENLVKGSARTTEKALAKGYHLGEALREVAEKVGGEGGGHAIAAGIRFPKDKIEEFIRLFNEALEIQVKEDKSGED
- a CDS encoding KEOPS complex subunit Pcc1; the encoded protein is MRIKARAEIVWHYEDNGVAEAIARSIQVDNEGIPPGLKKSLNVVSLSEDGNLITKVKYSGEIETLIKALDDLVFAVKIAEEALNV